The Flavobacteriales bacterium genomic sequence AGAATAATTTCAAATCGACAAAAGAAGAATATTTCCCTTTGGCTATTATTGCGCTGGCTGCATTCTTACTAGAGGCAGTACTAAAAAACACTTATTTCAAAAGTATTCCTTAGATGTTCAGGTTTTTAAATATCGAATATTTCTACCTTCTTGGGTTAATTCCTGTGATGATACTCATTTATTCTTTGAACAAGAGGTGGCGTAAAAATGCTATTGCATCTTATGGAGATCCTAAACTAGTTGCTCAACTCTTACCTGATCTATCCAAAGTAAAACCCATTTTAAAACAGTTAATCGGAATTACTATAATTACTCTATTGGTAATTGGATTGGTTAATCCCCAAATCGGCTCTAAACTAAAAGAGGTTAAAAGAGAGGGGATAGATGTTATTATAGCAATCGATTTATCTAGAAGCATGATGGCTGAGGATCTTCAGCCAAATAGACTAGAAAGAGCCAAACAAATGATTTCCAAACTAGTTTCCAGGCTAAAAAACGATAGAATTGGCTTTATCGTTTTTGGAGCTGAAGCATATGTGCAACTACCCTTAACTCTTGACTATTCGGCAGCCAAATTATTCTTATCAACGGTTAATATTGGAATAATACCAAATCAAGGAACCGCCATTGGAAGCGCTATTAGAAGAAGTTATGGAGCTTTCGGTGAAGAGAACGAAAGAAATAAAGCTCTTGTAATAATTACAGATGGAGAGAACCATGAAGACGACGCTTTACAAGAAGCTGAGAATGCTGTGTCTAAAGGAATCATCGTTCATACCGTTGGTCTTGGCTCTGCCAAAGGAGGACCAATCCCCGTTTATCAAGGAGGGAGAAAACAAGGGTATGAAAAGGACAGAGATGGCGGAACAATTGTTACAAAGCTTAATGAAACTATGTTAAAGCAAGTAGCATCTTATGGAGAGGGTGCCTATATACGTGCAGGAAATACCTCAAGCGACTTGGATAGATTATTTGATGAATTCAACAAACTAGAGAAGCAAGAATTTGATTCTAAAGTGTTTTCGGATTACGAAGATCGATTTCAATATTTCCTGTTTCCTGCCTTATTACTTCTAATTTTAGATCTATTCTTATCAGACAGAAAAAACAAATGGCTGAAATCTCTTAATTTGTTTGGCGAATCAAAGAAATCATGAAGTATTTAATTGCATTCCTTCTTAACTTAATTCCTCTGGCAGTACTTGCGCAAGGGGAAGGAAATCATCTTATTAGA encodes the following:
- a CDS encoding VWA domain-containing protein, encoding MFRFLNIEYFYLLGLIPVMILIYSLNKRWRKNAIASYGDPKLVAQLLPDLSKVKPILKQLIGITIITLLVIGLVNPQIGSKLKEVKREGIDVIIAIDLSRSMMAEDLQPNRLERAKQMISKLVSRLKNDRIGFIVFGAEAYVQLPLTLDYSAAKLFLSTVNIGIIPNQGTAIGSAIRRSYGAFGEENERNKALVIITDGENHEDDALQEAENAVSKGIIVHTVGLGSAKGGPIPVYQGGRKQGYEKDRDGGTIVTKLNETMLKQVASYGEGAYIRAGNTSSDLDRLFDEFNKLEKQEFDSKVFSDYEDRFQYFLFPALLLLILDLFLSDRKNKWLKSLNLFGESKKS